GGACGGCAGGATATCTGAGGCCCTGATACGAACGGAGGCGGTCGAATTTTCCGCCTTCGGACTTCAAATGAAAAAGGCGAGTGAAAAGCAGCTGCTTTTCACTCGCCTTTTTACCAATGGCTGACTGACGGACCCTTTTCGCCTCAGGCCTCCGTCTTCCACAGGCCATGGAGGTTGCAGTACTCATAGGCGGCCACCACGCTGTCTCCCTCGGTGAGGGCAAACCTGGCCTCCGGCTTCACGCCGGGCTTCAGCTCCTTGCGCTGGCTGCCCTCTTTTGTCTCAAGGACAATGAACTCGATGTGGTGCTCCTCCAGCATGGGGTGCTCCACGGAGCCCACCTTCACCGTGACCGCAGCGCCGTTGACCTCGATGTCCGGCAGGTGCTTCTCCACCGCCGCCTCCACAGAACCGGGCACCAGCTCCTGCATCTTCTCGCCGCAGCAGACCAC
This window of the Dysosmobacter acutus genome carries:
- a CDS encoding desulfoferrodoxin family protein; translated protein: MKFYVCAHCGNIITYEHSAGVPVVCCGEKMQELVPGSVEAAVEKHLPDIEVNGAAVTVKVGSVEHPMLEEHHIEFIVLETKEGSQRKELKPGVKPEARFALTEGDSVVAAYEYCNLHGLWKTEA